The genomic interval CATCGAGGAGCGCACGACGTTCGACCTCGAAATGCTCCGGGAGGCCGGGTACTGCTCGGGCATCGAGAACTACACGCTCTACTTCTCCGACCGCGAGCAGGGCGACGCGCCCTACACCCTCCTCGACTACTTCCCCGACGACTTCCTCACGGTCATCGACGAGTCACACCGAACCGTCCCCCAAATCAAGGGCCAGCTCGCGGGCGACAAGTCCCGGAAGGAGAGCCTGGTCGAGAACGGCTTCCGCCTGCCGACGGCGTACGAGAACCGCCCCCTCTCCTTCGAGGAGTTCGAGGAGAAGACCGACCAGACGCTGTACGTGTCCGCGACGCCGAGCGACTACGAGCGCGACGTGTCCGGGAACGTCGTGGAACAGATCGTCCGCCCGACCTACCTCGTCGACCCGAAGGTGGAGGTGTCGCCCGCGGACGGCCAGATAGAGGACTTGATGGAGCGCATCCAGAACCGGGCGGAGCGCGACGAGCGCGTGCTCGTCACGACGCTCACGAAGCGCATGGCCGAAGACCTCACCGAGTACTTAGAGGAGGCCGGGGTGGCCGTGGAGTACATGCACGACGAGACGGACACGCTCGAACGGCACGAACTCGTCCGCGGCCTCCGACTGGGCGAGTTCGACGTGCTCGTGGGTATCAACCTCCTCCGGGAGGGATTGGACATCCCGGAGGTGTCGCTCGTGGGGATTCTGGACGCCGACCAGCAGGGGTTCCTGCGCTCGCGCACCAGCCTGATTCAGACGATGGGACGGGCCGCGCGGAACGTGAACGGCGAGGTCGTCCTGTACGCGGACGAGACGACGGACGCGATGGCGGACGCCATCGACGAAACCCAGCGCCGCCGGAGAATCCAGGAGGAGTTCAACGAGGAGCACGGCACGACCCCGACGACGATAGAGAAGGCGGTGTCGGAGACGAACCTCCCCGGCGCGAAGACCGACACGAGCGACGTGACCGGCGACGGCCCCGCCACCGAGGCGGAGGCACGGGAACGCATCGAGGTCCTGGAGGAGCGGATGCGGGAGGCCGCGGACAACCTCGAATTCGAACTCGCGGCGGACATCCGCGACCGCGTGCGCGACCTCCGGGAGGAGTGGGACTTCGAGACGAAGGACGCCGGCGTCGAACCCGAGGCGGACTGGTAGTCCGGTGGATTGATAGGCCGACTCACCAATCCCCGGGTGTGTCCGCCCTCCAGACAACGTCGCTGACGAAGCGGTTCGGCGAGTTCGTCGCCGTGGACGGCATCGACCTCGACGTCGAATCCGGTGAAGTGTACGGCTTCCTCGGGCCGAACGGCGCGGGGAAGTCCACCACTATCGACATGCTCCTCGGGTTTCTCGACCCGAGCGAGGGGAGCGCGACCGTGCTTGGCCACGACGCAACCCGGGAGTCCCGGGCGGTTCGCCAGCGCACCGGCCTCCTGCCGGACGGCCTCGAACTCTACGAGAACCTCACGGGCCGCGAGCACGTCGCGTCCGCCATCGAGACGAAAGGCGCGAACGACGACCCCGACGAACTCATCGAGCGCGTCGGTCTCGCGCCGGAGGCCGCGCGCCGCCGCACCGGCGGGTACTCGAAGGGGATGAAACAGCGCCTCGGCCTCGCCATCGCGCTCGTCGGCGACCCCGACCTCCTCGTGCTCGACGAACCGTCGTCCGGCCTCGACCCCGAGGGCATCAAGCGCCTCCGCCGCATCGTCGAGGCGGAAGCCGACCGCGGCGCGACCGTCTTCTTCTCCAGTCACATCCTCGAACAGGTGGAGAAGGTCTGCGATAGGGTGGGCATCATGAGCGGCGGCGAACTCGTCGCCGTGGACACCATCGACAACCTCCGCGCGGAACTCAGCGCGGAGTCCGTCATCGAGGCGGACGTGGACGGCGCGCCGAACCTCGCATCCGTCGAGGCCGTCGAGGGCGTGACCGCCGTCAGCGAGCGCGGCGACACTGTCGAACTCACCGTGAATCGCCCCGCGGCGAAGATGCCGGCGCTCCGCGCGCTCGACGACACCGCGCCCGTCGTGGACGTGACCATCGACGACGCGTCCCTCGAAACCCTCTTCGAGCGGTACACGAACGGCGACGAGACGCCCGCGACCACCGGCGACGAGACGGCGGAGGAGAGCGCGCCCGCGGACGCCGGGGGTGAGTCGGCGTGAGCCTCCGCACCGTCGCGCGCGACGACCTGAAGAACGCCGCGCGGTCGTACGTCGTGCTCGGCGTCGTCGGCGTGTTCGCCGCGCTCGTCGCGCTCGTGTTCGTCTCCGAGCGCAACATCTACCCCGACCCCTACCGGACGCTGTTCGACGTGTCATTCATGACGTTCCTCGTGTTCCCGCTGTTCGTCGCGCCGCTCTCCTACCTCGCCGTCGCGGGCGACCGGGAGTCCGGCGTCGTCAAGTACGTGCTCGGCCTCCCGAACTCCCGGCTCTCGTACGTCCTCGGGAAGTTCGCGTCCCGCGCGAGCGTCACGCTCGGCGCGGTCGTCGTCGCCCTCCTCGTCGGGTTCGTCGTCGCGCTCGCGACGTTCGAGAACGCGCCGAACCTCGGCCGGTTCGCCACGTTCGCCGGGGTGTCCGCGCTCTACGGCGTGTCGCTCACCGGCCTGTTCGTCGGCGTGTCCGCCGCGACCAGGCGTCGCTCCCGGGCGATGCTCGGCGTGTTCGGCGCGTACTTCCTGCTCGTCCCGTTCTGGTTCGGGTTCCTCCCCATCGTCAACATCGGCACCGTCCTCGACGCCGTCGCGACCACGTTCGGCACCACCGTCACCGAGTCCACGCGGTCGTTCGTCAACGCGCTCTCCCCCGCGACCGCCTACCTCTACGCCACCGAACCCGTCTACAGCGGCGTCACCGACCAGTACCCGCAACTCGCGGGGACGTTCGGCGGCGAGTCGTCCCGCATCGAAGCCCAGCTCTGGTTCAACGTCCTCACGATGGCCGCGTGGGGCGCGCTCGGCCTGCTCGCCGGCTACGCGTCCTTCCGGCGCTCCGAACTCGGGTAGACTCGTCAGGCCTCGCCCGTATATCAAGACTTTTCCACCGAAACGGGTGTATAGGCTTGCTATGTCGAGTACGAGTATCCCCCGAGAGGCGCAGGTGGCGAACCCCGGGCGCGTTCGCGTTCCCGCACCGAGTCGCCGCGAGGTGTTCACATAGATGTCGTCGTACGACCGCGCGGTGAAGACGTTCCTCAAGTACCAGCACGTGTTCGTGTTCACCGCGCCGCTCCTCTTCATCGCGGGCGTCGTCGGGTTCGCGCCGACCGGTGACGCGGGCGGCACGGGCTACTGGCTCGAATACTGGTGGCTGTTCCCGTTCTTCCTGCTCGGCGCGACCATCGTCAACACCGTCGGCATCAGTGGGTCGGCGCTGTTCGTGCCGTTCCTCATCTTCGTCTTCCCCCTGCTCGCGCACCCGCTCGAACCGGAGACGCTCGTGAAGGTCGGCCTCATCAGCGAGGCGTTCGGCTTATCGAGTTCGTCCATCGCGTTCATCCGGTACGGACTCGTAGACCGCCGGCTCGCGCTCTCGCTCGTGCTCGGCGGCATCCCGTTCGTCGTCGGCGGCGCGCTCCTCTCCTTCGTCATCCCCGAGTGGGTGTTCCACGGCCTGCTCGCGCTCGCGCTGTTCGCGGCGTCCTACCTCCTGTTCCGCATCGACCTCGCGCACGGCGACGAATCCGAGGGCGAGGCGGCGACCGACGGCGGCCACCCCGGCGATGACGAGGCACTCCCGGACGACAGCGACAAACTCGGCCCCGCGGGCGTCCGCACGGACGACGAGGGCCAGGTGACGCGGGTCGACCGCGACGGCGAGGACTACCGGTACTCGCGCTCCGGCTACCTCGAACGGTTCGGCACGTACAGCGTCGGCGGCGTCTTCCAGGGGCTCGCCGGGTTCGGCATCGGCGAACTCGGCATCATCTCGATGCTCCGCACCGAGGTGCCGGTGCGGGTCGCCATCGGCACGAACCACATCGTCGTCGCCACCACGGCCATCATCGCGTCGCTCGTCCACGTGTTCGGCGGCGGGCTGGTCGGCGGGCACTCGCTCAGCCTCGCCTCGACGCCGTGGAACATGGTCGTGTTCACGGTGCCGGCGACGGTGACGGGCGGCCAGATCGCGCCCTACGTCTCCGCGGCGCTCGACACGGACACCATCAAGTCGGGCGTCGGCGGCCTGTTCGCGATAATCGCCGTCGCCCTCTTCGTGATGGCGTCCGGAGGTGTCATCTGATGTACGACGACATCCTCCTCCCGACGGACAACAGCGCGGGCACGGCGGCGGCGGTGACGCACGCGAGCGAACTCGCCTCGACGTACGACGCGACGGTGCACGTGCTCGCCGTGATGGACACCCGGAACCGCTTCGAGAGTCCGAGCAGCGGCATCGCGTCCGACGCCTGGGACGACGCGGAGCGCGAACGCGCCGAGGACGCCGTCGCGGAGACGGCCGCGATGCTCCCCGAGCGCGTCGAAATCGAGGAGGTCGTGCGGAGCGGCGTCCCCCGCACCGTCATCCTGGAGTACGCCGAGGACGCGGGCGTGGACATGATAGTGATGGGGACGCACGGACGCACGGGGCTCGACCACTACCTCATCGGGAGCGTCACGGAGAAAGTAGTTCGGCGCGCGCCGGTTCCGGTCGTGAGCGTCCGACCGAGCGACGACTAGTTCTCGTAGACGTTCGCCTGCTGTTCGACGTACCGACCCGGCCACTCGCGGACGTGCGTCCGGAGGCGCTCGTAGACGCGCCAGAGCGCGTCGAGCGGCGTCGGTCGGTCGTCCGTTTCGTCCGTCACGTCCGGCGGGCGCGGGACGTCCGCGCCCACGGCGTCGGAGGAACTGTCGTCGAAACTCATCACACCCACCTATTATTCATGATAGACAATAAATGCCGTGGGTGGGGTCGCGGTCGCTATCGGCGCGGCCGGACGGCGGACGCGACGCTGTCGCGGACGGACGGCGGTGAAAACGGGAGTGGAGGACGGTGAGGGTTACTGGCGTTCTGCTTCCGCGAAGTCGGCCTCGTAGTCGTCGATGCCGATGAGTTCGCGCGTCTCCGCGTCGAAGTCGAGGCTCTCCAGGCCGGTGCCGGATTCGACGCCGCCGGAGAGGTGAGTGCCGTACCGGCCCACCAGACTCGTGAGTTCCTGGGGGATGACGAAGGTCGTGGAGGGCGAGCGGCCGATGGCTTCGAGGGATTCCATGCCGCGTTCGACGATGGCGCGTTCGCCC from Salarchaeum japonicum carries:
- the uvrB gene encoding excinuclease ABC subunit UvrB; its protein translation is MSDSEGALQPDRPDAEQPFRVDAPFDPAGDQPEAIEQLAAGFENGVDKQTLLGVTGSGKTNTVSWTIEEIQKPTLVIAHNKTLAAQLYEEFKNLFPDNAVEYFVSYYDYYQPEAYVEQTDTYIDKDASVNEEIDRLRHSATRSLLTRDDVIVVASVSAIYGLGDPSNYVDMSLELARGQEIDRDELLGRLVDLNYERNDVDFTQGTFRVRGDTVEIFPMYGRYAVRVEFWGDEIDTLRKIDPLEGEVQSEEPAVLVHPAEHYSIPEQRLENAVERIESDMEDRVEYFERQGDLLAAQRIEERTTFDLEMLREAGYCSGIENYTLYFSDREQGDAPYTLLDYFPDDFLTVIDESHRTVPQIKGQLAGDKSRKESLVENGFRLPTAYENRPLSFEEFEEKTDQTLYVSATPSDYERDVSGNVVEQIVRPTYLVDPKVEVSPADGQIEDLMERIQNRAERDERVLVTTLTKRMAEDLTEYLEEAGVAVEYMHDETDTLERHELVRGLRLGEFDVLVGINLLREGLDIPEVSLVGILDADQQGFLRSRTSLIQTMGRAARNVNGEVVLYADETTDAMADAIDETQRRRRIQEEFNEEHGTTPTTIEKAVSETNLPGAKTDTSDVTGDGPATEAEARERIEVLEERMREAADNLEFELAADIRDRVRDLREEWDFETKDAGVEPEADW
- a CDS encoding ABC transporter ATP-binding protein → MSALQTTSLTKRFGEFVAVDGIDLDVESGEVYGFLGPNGAGKSTTIDMLLGFLDPSEGSATVLGHDATRESRAVRQRTGLLPDGLELYENLTGREHVASAIETKGANDDPDELIERVGLAPEAARRRTGGYSKGMKQRLGLAIALVGDPDLLVLDEPSSGLDPEGIKRLRRIVEAEADRGATVFFSSHILEQVEKVCDRVGIMSGGELVAVDTIDNLRAELSAESVIEADVDGAPNLASVEAVEGVTAVSERGDTVELTVNRPAAKMPALRALDDTAPVVDVTIDDASLETLFERYTNGDETPATTGDETAEESAPADAGGESA
- a CDS encoding ABC transporter permease; protein product: MSLRTVARDDLKNAARSYVVLGVVGVFAALVALVFVSERNIYPDPYRTLFDVSFMTFLVFPLFVAPLSYLAVAGDRESGVVKYVLGLPNSRLSYVLGKFASRASVTLGAVVVALLVGFVVALATFENAPNLGRFATFAGVSALYGVSLTGLFVGVSAATRRRSRAMLGVFGAYFLLVPFWFGFLPIVNIGTVLDAVATTFGTTVTESTRSFVNALSPATAYLYATEPVYSGVTDQYPQLAGTFGGESSRIEAQLWFNVLTMAAWGALGLLAGYASFRRSELG
- a CDS encoding sulfite exporter TauE/SafE family protein; its protein translation is MSSYDRAVKTFLKYQHVFVFTAPLLFIAGVVGFAPTGDAGGTGYWLEYWWLFPFFLLGATIVNTVGISGSALFVPFLIFVFPLLAHPLEPETLVKVGLISEAFGLSSSSIAFIRYGLVDRRLALSLVLGGIPFVVGGALLSFVIPEWVFHGLLALALFAASYLLFRIDLAHGDESEGEAATDGGHPGDDEALPDDSDKLGPAGVRTDDEGQVTRVDRDGEDYRYSRSGYLERFGTYSVGGVFQGLAGFGIGELGIISMLRTEVPVRVAIGTNHIVVATTAIIASLVHVFGGGLVGGHSLSLASTPWNMVVFTVPATVTGGQIAPYVSAALDTDTIKSGVGGLFAIIAVALFVMASGGVI
- a CDS encoding universal stress protein encodes the protein MYDDILLPTDNSAGTAAAVTHASELASTYDATVHVLAVMDTRNRFESPSSGIASDAWDDAERERAEDAVAETAAMLPERVEIEEVVRSGVPRTVILEYAEDAGVDMIVMGTHGRTGLDHYLIGSVTEKVVRRAPVPVVSVRPSDD